The Niallia alba genome includes a window with the following:
- the rlmD gene encoding 23S rRNA (uracil(1939)-C(5))-methyltransferase RlmD yields MKDKQQNTIAKLKVGQTFPLTIKRLGINGEGVGYFKRQVVFVPGALPGEEVVVEATKVQPKFSEGKVKKIRKSSPFRVQAPCPIYEQCGGCQLQHLAYDQQLQEKRDIVIQSLERHTKLKVDKLDIRPTIGMEDPWNYRNKSQFQVGQQKSGAIIAGLYGLDSHRLIPIQNCMVQHPLTNKVSEEVRKILEEFQIPIYDERKQKGIVRTIVTRAGFNSGEVQVVLITTQKEMPRKKLVMAEIQKRLPEVKSLVQNINGNKTSLIFGEKTIHLSGEEVIQETLGDLNFELSARAFFQLNPVQTVKLYDEVKKAAALTGKEKIADAYCGVGTIGLWLADGANEVRGMDTIEAAITDAQKNADRHGIKNATYVAGTAEHWLPQWVEEGWRPDVVVVDPPRTGCDRKLLDAIKKVKPKKFVYVSCNPSTLAKDIDYLSKDYKVEYLQPVDMFPHTAHVECVVLMSRVEK; encoded by the coding sequence ATGAAAGATAAACAGCAAAATACGATCGCGAAGTTGAAGGTTGGGCAAACCTTTCCATTGACGATAAAGCGTTTAGGGATAAATGGAGAGGGCGTCGGTTATTTTAAAAGACAGGTTGTTTTTGTACCAGGTGCTCTTCCTGGAGAAGAAGTGGTAGTGGAAGCAACTAAGGTTCAGCCTAAGTTTTCGGAAGGAAAGGTAAAGAAGATAAGAAAATCCTCTCCTTTTCGTGTACAAGCACCATGCCCTATTTATGAACAATGCGGGGGATGCCAGCTTCAGCATTTAGCCTATGATCAGCAATTACAGGAAAAAAGAGATATTGTTATCCAATCATTAGAACGCCATACAAAGCTGAAAGTCGATAAATTGGATATTCGTCCAACTATAGGTATGGAAGATCCATGGAATTATCGCAATAAAAGCCAGTTTCAAGTGGGACAGCAAAAAAGTGGTGCAATTATTGCAGGTCTATACGGACTTGATTCCCACCGCCTCATTCCTATCCAAAATTGTATGGTGCAGCATCCGTTAACGAACAAGGTATCAGAAGAGGTTCGAAAAATCTTAGAAGAATTCCAAATCCCAATCTATGACGAACGTAAACAAAAAGGGATCGTCCGTACGATTGTAACTAGAGCAGGATTTAATTCAGGCGAAGTTCAAGTCGTGCTTATCACTACCCAAAAAGAAATGCCAAGAAAAAAACTAGTGATGGCAGAAATCCAAAAAAGATTACCAGAAGTGAAATCATTAGTCCAAAACATAAACGGCAACAAAACGTCTCTTATTTTTGGAGAAAAAACAATCCACTTAAGTGGGGAAGAAGTTATCCAAGAAACATTAGGAGATTTAAACTTCGAGCTGTCTGCAAGAGCGTTCTTCCAATTGAATCCTGTGCAAACAGTAAAGCTGTATGATGAAGTGAAAAAAGCAGCTGCTTTAACAGGAAAAGAAAAAATAGCTGATGCATACTGTGGGGTTGGAACAATTGGCTTATGGCTAGCAGATGGAGCAAACGAAGTACGAGGCATGGATACCATCGAAGCAGCGATCACAGATGCGCAAAAAAATGCAGATAGACACGGTATCAAAAATGCAACCTATGTAGCAGGAACTGCGGAACATTGGCTGCCACAGTGGGTAGAAGAAGGCTGGCGTCCAGATGTAGTTGTAGTCGATCCGCCGCGAACAGGTTGTGATCGTAAATTATTAGACGCGATTAAAAAGGTTAAACCGAAGAAGTTTGTGTATGTCTCTTGTAATCCCTCCACATTAGCAAAGGATATTGATTATTTGTCTAAGGATTATAAAGTGGAGTATTTACAGCCAGTGGATATGTTTCCGCATACGGCGCATGTTGAGTGTGTTGTCTTGATGTCAAGGGTGGAGAAATAG
- a CDS encoding helix-turn-helix domain-containing protein, with protein sequence MSELGNRLKESRNKSGLSLKEVYEKTGITDSRLSKIERGQIDCTPDDLKRLAHLYNIQIIPLYELAGYLTKEDIVEYQFVFQGVSSLDEEEMQHIQSQIDFLNKKRKVD encoded by the coding sequence ATGTCTGAATTAGGCAATCGATTGAAAGAAAGTCGCAACAAAAGTGGTTTAAGCCTAAAAGAGGTATATGAAAAAACCGGTATAACAGATTCAAGACTTAGCAAAATTGAGAGAGGACAGATAGATTGTACTCCTGATGATTTAAAAAGACTTGCACATTTATATAACATTCAAATTATACCTCTTTATGAGTTGGCTGGTTACCTGACTAAAGAGGATATTGTAGAATATCAATTTGTGTTTCAAGGTGTTTCTTCTCTTGATGAAGAGGAAATGCAACACATTCAATCGCAAATCGATTTTCTTAACAAAAAAAGGAAGGTTGATTAG
- a CDS encoding DNA cytosine methyltransferase produces MIFRLGELFCGPGGIAWGAMNATIEDPNFSIVHQWANDYDADTCETYRLNICPDAPHTVYHEDIRKFDMSKLAPIDALAFGFPCNDYSVVGEQKGMDGVFGPLYSYGVKALKLFKPKWFLAENVGGLRNANDGKAFTMILKELREAGYTIKPHLYKFEEYGVPQARHRLIIVGIRDDIDVEFKVPSTAPYVGIDNTCKNAIENPPIPEDAYNNELTRQSETVVRRLQHILPGQNAFTADLPEDLQLNIRGAKISQIYKRLDPTKPSYTVTGSGGGGTHIYHWEEPRALTNRERARLQTFPDTYRFIGSKESVRKQIGMAVPCQGAKIIFEAILKSFAGIEYESVEPSIKE; encoded by the coding sequence ATGATTTTTAGGCTTGGAGAATTATTTTGCGGTCCAGGAGGGATTGCGTGGGGCGCCATGAATGCTACTATTGAAGACCCAAACTTTTCGATTGTACACCAGTGGGCAAATGATTATGATGCGGATACCTGTGAAACATATAGATTAAACATATGTCCCGATGCTCCTCATACTGTTTACCATGAGGATATTCGTAAATTTGATATGTCAAAACTAGCCCCGATTGATGCGTTGGCATTTGGTTTCCCATGCAATGACTATAGTGTTGTTGGTGAGCAAAAAGGTATGGACGGGGTATTCGGTCCCTTGTATTCGTATGGTGTCAAAGCTCTAAAACTGTTTAAACCCAAGTGGTTTTTAGCGGAAAATGTTGGAGGACTTAGAAATGCAAATGATGGGAAAGCCTTCACTATGATCCTCAAGGAACTAAGGGAAGCTGGCTATACAATTAAACCTCATCTCTACAAGTTTGAGGAATACGGAGTCCCTCAAGCAAGGCACCGTTTGATTATCGTTGGCATACGGGATGACATCGATGTTGAATTTAAAGTCCCATCAACAGCGCCTTATGTCGGAATCGATAATACTTGCAAAAATGCAATAGAAAATCCCCCTATTCCAGAGGATGCATATAATAATGAATTGACAAGACAATCCGAAACTGTTGTTAGAAGGTTGCAGCATATTCTACCTGGACAGAATGCATTTACAGCAGACCTTCCAGAAGATTTACAACTTAATATTAGAGGGGCAAAAATAAGTCAAATATATAAGAGGCTCGATCCAACAAAGCCTTCCTACACGGTTACAGGAAGCGGTGGCGGAGGAACACACATTTATCATTGGGAAGAACCACGAGCATTGACTAACAGAGAGCGGGCTAGATTACAAACTTTCCCTGATACTTATAGATTTATAGGAAGTAAAGAGAGTGTACGTAAACAAATAGGAATGGCGGTACCTTGTCAGGGCGCAAAAATCATTTTTGAGGCAATTTTGAAGAGTTTTGCTGGAATTGAATATGAGAGCGTAGAACCAAGTATTAAAGAATGA
- a CDS encoding restriction endonuclease PLD domain-containing protein, giving the protein MFTNNIAKRILFAPPLQGADTLLILSGYATPNMASWLIKSFQEQNMHPLNISLLIGMVPYDGLSVPIHEGFMELHGKTYPKAVDSFSCSYVCENPPVHANLYIWLKEESPVQAYTGSADFVQNAFIQSRKEIVVCCDPKEAYKFYEEVEANSIYCNHAEVEDHIVLRPTHQILDAENKPLTTLAGEGITSTTLSLLTNKGEVGEKSGLNWGQRKGRNKNEAYIHLPAKIARSGFFPLNKQHFTVITDDGHTLLLRVEQQNDKAITTPLSNAQLGEYFRNRLGLGNGAFVTKQDLLNYGRTDVTFYKIDDEQYFMDFHV; this is encoded by the coding sequence ATGTTCACCAACAACATAGCAAAAAGGATTTTATTTGCCCCTCCACTCCAAGGAGCGGACACTTTATTAATATTAAGCGGATATGCTACCCCTAATATGGCATCATGGCTTATTAAGAGTTTTCAAGAACAAAATATGCACCCTCTAAATATTTCATTGCTTATTGGAATGGTTCCTTACGATGGATTAAGCGTTCCTATACATGAGGGCTTTATGGAACTCCATGGCAAAACATATCCAAAAGCAGTGGATAGCTTTTCATGTAGTTATGTTTGCGAAAACCCTCCAGTTCACGCAAATTTATACATTTGGCTAAAGGAAGAATCACCAGTACAGGCATATACAGGTTCAGCTGATTTTGTGCAGAATGCATTTATCCAATCCAGAAAAGAAATAGTTGTATGCTGTGATCCTAAAGAAGCTTATAAGTTTTATGAAGAAGTTGAAGCAAACTCAATTTATTGTAACCATGCAGAGGTCGAAGACCATATCGTTCTCCGTCCAACACATCAAATTCTTGATGCTGAAAACAAGCCTCTAACCACTTTGGCTGGCGAGGGTATTACTTCTACGACTCTATCGCTTCTCACAAATAAGGGTGAAGTTGGAGAAAAATCCGGATTAAATTGGGGTCAACGAAAGGGCAGAAACAAAAACGAAGCTTATATACATCTTCCTGCAAAAATTGCAAGAAGCGGTTTCTTCCCGTTAAATAAACAACACTTTACTGTTATTACAGACGATGGTCATACTCTTCTCCTAAGAGTTGAGCAACAAAACGACAAAGCAATTACAACACCTCTTAGCAACGCTCAACTCGGAGAATACTTCCGAAACCGTTTAGGTCTTGGAAATGGTGCGTTCGTAACAAAACAAGATTTACTAAACTATGGAAGAACAGATGTTACCTTTTACAAAATCGACGATGAGCAGTACTTTATGGATTTCCATGTATAA
- a CDS encoding Z1 domain-containing protein produces the protein MQYLKKYLQKIKERGNEKLAESISKTAEDIGNQHIRNFSFISHEIGLLFGNVQSGKTGQMFGVMCKAADLGFPAFILLTTDNVVLQQQTLDRVRDDLDGFCICGENDSGLFIENSLVKPAIVVLKKNARVLRLWANVFNSTGFMKGNPLFIVDDEADAASLNTLINRNSQSSINRYLDSIKNGASSSLYLQVTGTPQAILLQTLASGWHPYFTYYFHPGDGYLGGDFFFPTSGKPECIDFLETIKRPTRSVVIRHLAVSAQILASKGKVSNCLLHPSVRQNVHQRFADDVAKELDWCMEHINTEFITELQTHYDSLEPNKSEKLSFEVIYKTTKDLLENKGIKILVMNGKTDVESPDYATGCNFIVGGNTLGRGVTFPGLQTIYYTRTSKKPQADTMWQHSRMFGYDRDSGMMKIFIDEQLYKLFADINATNNAIIAQVEQGIENIKIYYPIGLNPTRRNVIDNKRVNILSGGTNYYPFYPDNNTIDDISKLLEPFSNDDPYYQVNLRLIKKILSHIIASPDFKLDAFLSVIDTLLSEQPAGQGILIVRRGRDVAQGTGALLSPNDWKLGGTFHDKVVLTMYQVTGTKGWGGKAIWVPNIKLPHDTMYYDVSEDDIEEEA, from the coding sequence ATGCAATATTTAAAAAAATACTTGCAAAAAATAAAAGAGCGAGGTAACGAAAAATTAGCTGAGTCCATTTCCAAAACAGCTGAAGATATTGGCAATCAACATATTCGCAATTTTTCATTTATAAGTCATGAGATTGGCTTGTTGTTTGGTAATGTGCAATCTGGAAAAACTGGTCAAATGTTTGGCGTTATGTGCAAAGCTGCAGATTTAGGATTTCCCGCATTCATCTTACTCACAACAGACAATGTTGTCTTGCAACAACAAACCTTAGATCGAGTTAGAGACGACTTAGACGGCTTCTGTATTTGTGGCGAAAACGACTCAGGCTTATTTATTGAAAATAGCCTTGTTAAGCCAGCCATTGTCGTTCTAAAGAAAAATGCAAGAGTACTAAGATTGTGGGCAAATGTATTTAATTCTACAGGCTTTATGAAGGGCAACCCTCTATTCATCGTTGATGATGAGGCGGATGCGGCTTCCTTAAATACTCTAATAAACCGTAATAGTCAGTCATCAATTAATAGATATCTGGATTCTATAAAAAATGGAGCATCAAGTAGCTTATACTTACAGGTTACAGGTACGCCTCAAGCAATCTTATTACAGACCCTTGCGTCTGGTTGGCATCCATATTTTACATACTACTTCCATCCAGGGGATGGCTATTTAGGTGGAGACTTTTTCTTTCCAACAAGCGGTAAACCTGAATGCATTGATTTTCTTGAAACTATCAAACGACCGACACGAAGTGTTGTTATACGCCACCTTGCTGTATCTGCTCAGATTTTAGCATCAAAAGGAAAAGTATCAAATTGCCTTCTACATCCGAGCGTACGACAAAATGTCCACCAGCGTTTTGCTGACGATGTCGCAAAGGAACTAGATTGGTGTATGGAGCATATCAATACCGAATTCATCACAGAATTACAAACCCACTATGATTCTTTAGAACCCAACAAAAGTGAGAAACTTTCTTTTGAAGTTATCTATAAAACTACTAAGGATTTGTTGGAAAACAAAGGGATAAAAATTCTTGTTATGAATGGAAAAACAGATGTTGAGAGTCCAGATTATGCAACAGGCTGTAATTTTATCGTAGGCGGAAACACTCTAGGCCGAGGCGTAACTTTTCCAGGGCTACAGACAATTTATTATACAAGAACCAGCAAAAAGCCTCAGGCGGATACTATGTGGCAACATAGTAGGATGTTTGGTTATGACAGAGACTCTGGCATGATGAAGATATTTATAGATGAACAACTCTATAAATTATTTGCGGACATTAACGCTACTAATAATGCCATTATCGCACAAGTAGAGCAAGGAATTGAAAACATAAAAATTTATTATCCAATTGGATTGAATCCAACTCGAAGGAATGTAATTGATAACAAACGAGTCAATATCCTTTCAGGGGGAACGAACTATTATCCGTTCTACCCAGATAATAACACCATAGATGATATATCAAAACTATTGGAGCCTTTCTCCAATGATGATCCTTATTACCAGGTAAATTTGAGGTTAATTAAGAAAATATTATCTCACATTATTGCTAGCCCAGATTTCAAGTTAGATGCATTCCTTTCTGTCATTGATACACTTCTTTCAGAACAACCAGCTGGACAGGGTATTTTGATTGTCAGAAGAGGAAGAGATGTTGCACAAGGGACAGGAGCCTTGTTGTCTCCGAACGACTGGAAACTAGGTGGCACTTTCCATGACAAAGTAGTTCTGACCATGTATCAAGTGACTGGTACTAAGGGATGGGGTGGAAAAGCAATCTGGGTGCCAAATATTAAACTTCCTCACGATACAATGTATTATGATGTGTCTGAGGATGATATAGAAGAAGAAGCATAG
- a CDS encoding restriction endonuclease PLD domain-containing protein, which translates to MKLLYSNILPLGTSEGQQTIINCFNEQIAKSDRVEIAVGYISRVALEELDNLVEEHNISSICLTIGMYFIEGMPEGSYNTALEINKKWTETGIGEIKIVKAFKYHGKVYCFYKDGQPFSAIIGSANLGVIKLDANNRRQYEISSVTDDATECKEIAEFLEKLKAQNCSDNIANIIGMPIVREVNISLSGIDTVTQIPQTGVQLYEQHKTDVSFVLPLKVPAYDERHMDDGKHFTKSNINVSYAAPRSKRKSRDWYETQLTVSKAITRSEGYPEKNKPFFVVTDDGYWFKAHTTSDGNKQFSAVGDELILGRWIKGRLAAAGLVTPVNDTQADTDRKGMITKEMLQAYGCDSLVLSKTDQKALDEDGTELDVWVLSFETITNE; encoded by the coding sequence ATGAAACTGTTATATTCAAACATCCTACCTCTTGGAACATCAGAGGGTCAACAAACAATTATAAATTGTTTTAACGAGCAAATTGCAAAATCAGACCGTGTTGAAATTGCGGTTGGATATATTTCTCGTGTTGCCTTGGAAGAACTCGACAATCTGGTCGAAGAGCATAATATATCTAGTATATGCCTTACCATTGGAATGTACTTCATCGAAGGAATGCCAGAAGGATCATATAATACTGCTTTAGAAATCAACAAAAAATGGACAGAGACTGGTATAGGTGAAATTAAGATCGTAAAAGCATTCAAATATCATGGAAAAGTATACTGCTTTTATAAAGATGGGCAACCTTTTTCTGCTATTATTGGTTCCGCAAACTTAGGTGTAATCAAATTAGATGCTAATAACCGTAGGCAATATGAAATCTCATCGGTTACTGATGATGCTACTGAATGTAAAGAAATTGCTGAATTTTTAGAGAAGCTAAAGGCTCAGAACTGCTCTGATAATATTGCTAACATTATAGGAATGCCAATAGTCAGGGAAGTTAACATATCACTTAGTGGCATTGATACGGTAACACAGATTCCCCAAACTGGTGTACAGCTTTATGAACAGCATAAAACAGACGTTTCTTTTGTACTGCCATTAAAAGTTCCTGCTTACGATGAGCGGCATATGGATGATGGTAAGCATTTCACAAAGTCAAATATAAATGTTAGCTATGCCGCACCACGAAGTAAAAGGAAATCCCGTGATTGGTACGAAACTCAATTGACTGTTAGCAAAGCGATAACTCGTTCAGAAGGTTACCCTGAAAAAAACAAGCCTTTTTTTGTTGTAACCGATGATGGCTATTGGTTTAAAGCTCATACCACAAGCGATGGCAATAAACAATTCAGTGCTGTTGGCGATGAACTCATTCTTGGTCGTTGGATTAAAGGTAGACTTGCAGCAGCAGGTTTAGTAACACCAGTTAATGACACCCAAGCTGATACTGATCGTAAGGGAATGATTACGAAAGAAATGTTACAAGCATACGGTTGCGATAGCCTTGTACTTTCAAAAACAGATCAGAAAGCATTGGACGAAGATGGCACCGAGCTTGATGTGTGGGTTTTATCGTTTGAAACAATTACTAACGAATGA
- a CDS encoding helix-turn-helix domain-containing protein has protein sequence MSISYKKLWKLLIDRDMKKKDLREAAGISTASMAKLGKNENVNTDILIKVCKALNCDISDIMEIEKTTETPPKTKE, from the coding sequence ATGTCCATAAGTTATAAAAAACTATGGAAACTTCTTATTGATAGAGATATGAAAAAAAAGGACTTAAGAGAAGCAGCTGGTATTAGTACAGCTTCAATGGCTAAGCTTGGAAAAAATGAAAATGTTAATACTGACATTTTAATAAAAGTATGTAAGGCGCTTAACTGCGATATTTCAGATATTATGGAGATTGAAAAAACTACAGAAACCCCACCAAAAACAAAGGAGTGA
- a CDS encoding helix-turn-helix domain-containing protein produces MAGNRSFKDYVDGRFYNEIFSAIQTYATDNCEDLDLRLYRVQNIGGIELSDIEVKFVSVNDLPDMKIEFDVAVEAEFEVRESNHRYDESENCRQWFMLECSGDLDCNLDDFSISSITEYTSKNKQPKPMSDSLVPIIHKEQLESVATDFLRRHYPEALKTPMAVEPQVLADKMGLTVEMREITKDFSVFGQIYFHDCDAEFFDEDSDGMVQTRVNARTIIVDPKAYFLRNLGSVNNTIVHECVHWDQHRKAFELERLYNSSATRIKCQVVGGIKDNTRDATDWMEWQANALAPKIQMPLAMFKTQAFKFIKQFSSELGTSELIDVMEPVIDALATFFSVSRTAAKIRMIDAGYEEAIGTFTYIDGRYVKPHRFKKGALERNQTFSIGAEDAAIQSITNPEMAALVRDGSYIYVDSHFVLNHPKYLTQDIFRQTVLTDYARTHMEECCLVFELSVKSGCRERYYTECFLNRDKTSNIDFDIKYCNGFEYAAPEKKAQLLAETIAEEMRIYNELPNSYTSSLKIVREWKKVTYKELAEKILVNERTIRRIVNGEEPGSINSIVLICLGLHLPPNISSHIIRNSPFSLNFNNNSHIWYNFALTHLYAKSMDEIRTFLQEHGAEPL; encoded by the coding sequence TTGGCGGGTAATCGTTCTTTTAAAGATTACGTGGATGGTAGATTCTATAATGAGATATTTTCTGCCATACAAACCTATGCAACGGATAATTGTGAAGATTTAGACTTACGGTTATACAGAGTTCAAAACATTGGCGGCATTGAGTTATCAGATATAGAAGTAAAGTTCGTATCTGTTAATGACTTACCGGACATGAAAATAGAATTTGATGTTGCTGTTGAAGCGGAATTCGAAGTCCGTGAATCAAATCATCGTTATGATGAATCAGAAAATTGCCGGCAATGGTTTATGCTAGAATGCTCAGGTGATTTGGATTGCAATTTGGATGATTTTTCAATCTCTAGTATAACGGAGTATACTAGCAAAAATAAGCAGCCGAAACCTATGTCAGACTCCCTTGTCCCTATCATTCATAAGGAACAACTAGAATCTGTTGCCACAGACTTCCTTAGAAGACATTACCCTGAAGCATTAAAAACCCCGATGGCAGTTGAGCCACAGGTATTGGCAGATAAAATGGGTCTTACAGTAGAAATGCGAGAGATTACAAAGGATTTCTCTGTTTTTGGGCAGATATACTTTCACGACTGTGATGCAGAATTTTTTGATGAAGACAGCGATGGAATGGTACAAACCCGTGTGAATGCCCGTACAATAATTGTGGACCCAAAAGCTTACTTTCTTCGTAACCTGGGATCAGTCAATAATACTATTGTGCATGAGTGTGTTCATTGGGACCAACATAGAAAAGCATTTGAATTGGAACGGTTATATAATAGCAGTGCCACACGAATCAAGTGTCAGGTAGTCGGAGGTATAAAAGACAATACCAGAGATGCAACTGACTGGATGGAATGGCAGGCGAATGCCCTCGCCCCAAAGATACAAATGCCACTTGCTATGTTTAAAACCCAAGCGTTCAAATTTATTAAGCAATTCAGTTCAGAACTGGGAACATCTGAACTTATAGATGTAATGGAGCCAGTTATTGACGCCTTAGCAACGTTCTTCAGTGTATCTCGGACAGCAGCTAAAATTCGAATGATTGATGCTGGATACGAGGAAGCAATCGGAACTTTTACTTATATAGATGGTCGCTACGTCAAGCCGCATAGATTTAAGAAGGGTGCGCTTGAAAGAAATCAGACCTTTTCTATAGGTGCAGAGGATGCTGCTATCCAAAGCATAACCAATCCAGAAATGGCCGCTCTAGTTAGAGACGGAAGTTATATATATGTAGATTCTCACTTTGTGCTAAACCATCCAAAATATTTAACACAGGATATATTCAGACAAACGGTACTTACAGACTACGCACGAACCCATATGGAAGAGTGCTGCTTGGTTTTCGAGTTATCAGTCAAATCCGGGTGTAGGGAAAGATATTATACTGAATGTTTCCTCAACCGTGATAAGACATCAAATATAGATTTTGATATAAAGTATTGTAATGGTTTTGAGTATGCGGCTCCAGAAAAGAAGGCTCAATTACTAGCCGAAACGATAGCTGAAGAAATGCGAATCTATAATGAATTGCCAAATAGCTATACCAGCTCTCTCAAAATAGTACGTGAGTGGAAAAAAGTAACTTATAAAGAATTAGCAGAGAAAATATTGGTCAACGAGCGTACCATAAGACGTATCGTTAATGGTGAGGAACCGGGATCTATTAATTCCATTGTATTGATTTGCCTTGGACTTCATCTACCGCCAAATATTAGCAGTCATATAATTCGCAACTCACCATTTTCATTGAATTTCAATAATAACAGTCATATTTGGTATAACTTTGCATTAACTCACCTATATGCAAAATCGATGGATGAGATTAGAACGTTTTTACAGGAACATGGCGCAGAGCCATTATAA
- a CDS encoding sigma-70 RNA polymerase sigma factor region 4 domain-containing protein, whose product MKIRIMYDNKPTYLEVPDEDCTVMIDMDYEDRLSCAEDKETVTRRSPQEIMDERFNKSDYNNWHKFDRHRGMPKKPFRKDDESEDATDHMDYLPDNFQEVERNKKEDYEYYCEIIRSILKPKHSEPFIAVYLDGMTMTEYAEREGVSKSAISHRLNTAKKNLKKVFPESSTFPSCHG is encoded by the coding sequence ATGAAAATTAGAATTATGTACGACAACAAACCTACCTATTTGGAGGTACCAGACGAGGACTGCACTGTAATGATTGATATGGACTATGAGGACAGGCTGTCCTGTGCCGAAGATAAGGAAACTGTGACTCGACGTTCACCACAGGAGATTATGGACGAACGTTTTAACAAGTCCGACTACAATAACTGGCATAAATTTGATAGACACAGAGGGATGCCCAAAAAACCATTCCGTAAGGACGACGAATCTGAGGATGCAACGGATCATATGGACTATCTCCCCGATAATTTCCAAGAAGTGGAACGGAATAAAAAGGAAGATTATGAATATTACTGTGAGATTATTCGTTCCATTCTCAAGCCAAAACATTCAGAACCTTTTATTGCTGTATATCTTGATGGCATGACAATGACTGAGTATGCAGAGCGTGAAGGTGTCAGTAAAAGTGCCATATCACATCGTTTAAATACAGCCAAGAAGAATTTAAAAAAAGTTTTTCCTGAATCCTCAACTTTCCCCTCTTGCCACGGCTAA
- a CDS encoding rRNA biogenesis protein rrp5: MSKIKLLLDVVSDMRSLADSIQAVADTMASNVPVETKEPTTTAKEPAPKKKEITLEEVRAKLAEKSQAGLTAQVREIIQKYGGSKLSEVDPKHYADMLKDAEVLGNE; this comes from the coding sequence ATGAGCAAAATAAAACTACTTCTTGATGTGGTTTCTGATATGCGCTCTTTGGCAGACAGCATACAAGCGGTTGCTGATACGATGGCGAGCAATGTACCTGTCGAAACAAAAGAACCAACTACAACTGCAAAAGAACCTGCGCCAAAGAAAAAGGAAATCACTCTGGAGGAAGTCAGAGCAAAACTCGCTGAAAAGAGTCAAGCCGGTCTTACTGCCCAAGTAAGAGAAATCATCCAAAAATACGGTGGCTCTAAATTAAGCGAAGTTGACCCGAAACATTATGCAGACATGCTGAAAGATGCGGAGGTACTAGGCAATGAGTGA